The following proteins come from a genomic window of Aspergillus oryzae RIB40 DNA, chromosome 4:
- a CDS encoding putative MFS transporter (permease of the major facilitator superfamily) gives MATTSPHDSSMKNDTDHVEYLGDPEKSSSAPQYDRFGSFAKVNPKEIALVRKIDLYMMPILWLMYFLNFLDRNAMVNGKLSSLSEDLKLKGTEYNTCISILFVGYLLGQVPSNMLLNRIRPSWFMAGFMMAWAIVSTLTCLVKDYHSMLVCRLLLGFVEAPFYPGALFMISLFYTRKEATTRMAILYTGNMLASAFSGLIAAGVFAGLDKKHGLAGWQWLFLIQGVITVGVALVAFFLLPNAPRSTAWLTPEERQLADERIKRDTTQREEGTSTWVGLREACMDYRTWIFALMCNLHLSANGFKNFMPTVVKTLGFNSTITLVLTCPPYLVATFTSVAVSWSSGHFNERTWHVTVSKALAIIGFAVACGTLNIGARYFAMILFVGATYGVNNINIAWTAATLGQTDEKKAVAIAITNTLGNLASVYTPYLWPDSDAPRDLCYSTTYCVNSLDLSNSVAS, from the exons ATGGCAACCACGTCTCCTCATGATAGCTCTATGAAAAATGATACCGACCATGTCGAGTACCTGGGGGACCCTGAGAAGTCTTCGTCTGCCCCACAATATGATAGATTTGGCTCCTTCGCTAAGGTCAACCCCAAGGAGATTGCTTTAGTGAGGAAGATTGATCTCTACATGATG CCGATCCTTTGGCTAATGTACTTCCTGAATTTTCTTGACCGCAATGCCATGGTAAATGGCAAGCTCAGCAGTCTCTCTGAAGACCTAAAATTAAAGGGGACGGAGTATAATACATGTATTAGCATTCTCTTTGTTGG ATACCTTCTTGGCCAAGTACCTTCCAACATGCTTCTCAATCGAATCCGGCCTTCCTGGTTTATGGCCGGGTTTATGATGGCCTGGGCAATTGTCTCTACTCTCACATGTCTGGTCAAAGACTACCACAGCATGCTCGTATGTAGACTTCTGCTCGGCTTCGTCGAAGCACCATTCTACCCTGGAGCGCTTTTCATGATATCTTTGTTCTACACTCGCAAAGAGGCGACCACTCGCATGGCTATTCTTTATACTGGCAACATGCTCGCCAGCGCCTTTTCAGGCCTGATAGCCGCCGGCGTATTTGCTGGTCTTGATAAGAAACACGGCCTTGCAGGGTGGCAGTGGCTTTTTCTCATCCAGGGGGTAATAACTGTCGGGGTCGCTCTTGTCGCCTTCTTCCTACTCCCAAACGCACCCCGCTCGACGGCATGGCTCACCCCTGAGGAGCGACAACTTGCTGATGAGCGGATCAAACGAGACACTACgcagagggaagaaggcACCAGCACGTGGGTTGGCCTCCGCGAAGCCTGTATGGATTACCGCACATGGATCTTTGCCTTGATGTGCAATTTACATCTGTCGGCGAACGGGTTCAAGAACTTCATGCCGACCGTGGTGAAAACTCTTGGCTTCAATTCCACGATAACACTGGTTCTCACCTGCCCTCCATATCTCGTCGCTACGTTCACGTCCGTCGCAGTGTCATGGTCCTCGGGACACTTCAACGAACGTACTTGGCATGTTACCGTTTCGAAAGCCCTCGCGATTATTGGTTTCGCGGTTGCCTGCGGGACCCTGAATATTGGTGCGCGGTATTTCGCCATGATCCTATTTGTGGGTGCCACCTATGGGGTGAATAATATCAACATCGCATGGACTGCTGCGACGCTGGGTCAAACcgatgagaagaaggcagtCGCAATTGCCATTACCAATACATTGGGTAATTTGGCCAGTGTCTACACGCCTTACCTTTGGCCTGACAGTGACGCTCCACG TGATCTTTGCTACAGTACTACATATTGTGTCAACTCGTTGGACTTGAGTAACTCAGTTGCGAGTTAG
- a CDS encoding uncharacterized protein (predicted protein) — MNCPARRFPLRRPANHVPPIPRWYAHFADGIDRVFTTYIGVQRHHGLDIGLTKCLAAIERWLATDQDNAPAAVERFRVIDGDDTPDSLVFACYWDTESKYENGIKGLNLTQLYQKLDKSIQPTVGLWCERFVSHVSRLETNYSGTDYLPGLARLPGTKTVAHSYSAYWGAARDRIPDSAFELFEQDENPTATAIPDAMSTSLGKHLTGTNFHNVVHIRTDRPLNLSFFFLFGHTWSGSTSPGVSSCQK; from the exons ATGAATTGTCCTGCCAGAAGGTTCCCTCTACGCCGACCAGCTAATCATGTTCCCCCTATACCTCGATGGTATGCTCACTTTGCAGACGGTATAGACAGAGTATTTACTACATATATTGGGGTTCAACGACATCATGGACTCGATATTGGGCTGACGAAGTGCCTCGCGGCGATCGAGCGGTGGCTCGCTACAGACCAGGACAACGCGCCTGCTGCGGTGGAGCGTTTTCGGGTGATTGACGGTGACGACACCCCAGATTCACTCGTCTTTGCATGCTACTGGGATACGGAATCAAAGTATGAGAACGGTATCAAAGGATTGAATCTCACTCAACTGTACCAAAAGCTCGATAAGTCGATTCAGCCGACAGTGGGTCTCTGGTGTGAGAGGTTTGTCAGTCACGTTTCTCGTCTGGAGACAAACTACTCAGGGACAGACTATCTGCCTGGCCTGGCTCGACTGCCGGGCACAAAGACCGTAGCGCATTCATACTCGGCATACTGGGGCGCTGCTCGGGATCGAATTCCTGATTCGGCATTTGAGCTCTTTGAGCAGGATGAGAATcccacagcaacagcaattCCTGATGCTATGTCGACATCCTTGGGCAAGCACCTCACGGGTACCAACTTCCATAACGTGGTACATATACGGACTG ATAGGCCATTAaacctttcctttttcttcctctttggaCATACCTGGTCTGGTTCCACATCGCCGGGCGTTTCATCATGCCAGAAGTAA
- a CDS encoding carbon-nitrogen hydrolase family protein (predicted amidohydrolase): protein MATQVRLAAAHVAPIFLSAHETTHKAIHLIEQAAKNKANLIAFPESFISAFPIWSALRPPTENHDLFQRMVRESIHADGQEIQAVRATARKCNIIVSLGFPEKARTSSATLFNSNMIIGNRGDVLVHHRKLVPTFFEKLTWSPGDGYGLRVADTECGKIGALICGENTNPLARYALIAQGEQIHISTWPAIWPTRLPSQPVAEKHNPQSDAMGKSNYDNVAANRIRAAAHCFEAKCFGVLCAGMLGPDAIDIVSSSSSSVKQSMEQSQRAATMFLNPTGAPMQGFVIDEVTSAQHSADFLQAREGILYADVDLTDCVEGKQYHDTAGGYQRMDVFDLQVNRTRQQPVRFTDTVDLQPDQVPHKGSKGRRD from the coding sequence ATGGCCACTCAGGTTCGACTTGCTGCCGCCCATGTCGCCCCCATCTTTCTCTCCGCTCATGAAACAACACACAAAGCAATCCACTTGATCGAACAGGCTGCTAAAAACAAGGCAAACCTTATCGCGTTTCCGGAGTCTTTCATATCTGCATTTCCCATCTGGAGTGCCCTGCGCCCGCCGACCGAGAACCATGACCTCTTTCAGCGAATGGTCCGGGAATCCATCCACGCAGACGGGCAGGAGATACAGGCGGTCCGCGCGACTGCGAGAAAGTGCAACATCATAGTGAGCCTTGGCTTCCCGGAGAAGGCCCGCACAAGCAGTGCAACCTTATTCAACTCGAATATGATCATTGGAAACCGGGGGGATGTTCTCGTCCATCACCGGAAACTCGTGCCGACGTTCTTCGAGAAACTGACTTGGTCGCCTGGGGATGGCTATGGACTGCGGGTTGCGGATACAGAGTGTGGGAAGATTGGGGCCCTTATCTGTGGAGAGAACACCAATCCTCTGGCTCGATATGCTCTCATCGCCCAGGGCGAGCAGATCCATATCTCGACCTGGCCAGCCATATGGCCAACCCGGTTGCCATCGCAGCCTGTGGCGGAAAAACACAATCCACAGTCTGATGCAATGGGAAAATCAAATTATGACAATGTAGCGGCGAACAGAATCCGTGCGGCAGCCCATTGCTTCGAAGCGAAATGCTTCGGAGTTCTCTGCGCCGGGATGTTGGGACCCGATGCGATTGATATCGTTTCCTCTAGTTCATCCAGTGTTAAACAGTCCATGGAGCAATCCCAACGAGCCGCAACTATGTTCCTCAACCCGACTGGGGCACCCATGCAGGGATTTGTGATAGATGAAGTTACATCGGCTCAGCATTCTGCCGATTTCCTACAAGCTCGGGAAGGCATCCTGTACGCCGATGTTGATCTGACCGACTGTGTTGAGGGCAAGCAATACCACGATACCGCCGGTGGCTACCAGCGGATGGACGTCTTTGATCTCCAAGTAAATCGGACCCGTCAACAACCAGTCAGATTCACTGACACAGTTGACTTGCAGCCTGACCAGGTCCCGCACAAGGGATCAAAAGGCAGGCGGGACTAG
- a CDS encoding uncharacterized protein (predicted protein) — MVIFDNVSNGYRDIFLPLACEDEVLRGAIRAVAAQHLALRHPGFQGIAEIGRAAIISRLRRDSLQASSDSIVNLRTWATLIVLLVGETITGSPEYSHLLRTLLSLMPSLCQMEATPAYRFLVQQTHMFQFLGQPLLNETQGMNALGFHPSHYLDWTDYELPPESRHNRVLWVVRQAFIEASQIYILRATTNHDLWDRLESLKQLVSRVDPDEQGAHALVWVCFIAAADSTDPEHRRFFTERMNQVFAKTKFQNIVAAVRTLPEIWAQQGSGRWTSNLIQLTPTLIM, encoded by the exons ATGGTCATCTTCGATAATGTTTCCAATGGCTACCGAGATATTTTCCTACCTCTAGCATGCGAGGATGAAGTCCTGCGTGGGGCGATTCGAGCTGTGGCGGCTCAGCATCTGGCTCTACGACATCCAGGTTTTCAGGGCATAGCAGAAATTGGCCGTGCAGCGATCATCTCCCGGCTTCGGCGCGATTCTTTGCAGGCATCCTCGGACAGCATCGTTAATCTTCGCACGTGGGCAACCCTGATTGTTCTACTCGTGGGTGAAACCATCACAGGCAGTCCCGAGTACTCTCATTTACTGCGCACACTACTCTCCCTGATGCCGAGCCTCTGTCAAATGGAGGCGACGCCCGCCTATCGCTTTCTTGTACAACAAACCCACAT GTTTCAATTTCTCGGACAGCCGTTGCTTAATGAAACCCAAGGCATGAATGCCCTAGGCTTTCACCCTAGCCACTACCTTGATTGGACCGACTATGAACTACCCCCCGAGTCCAGGCACAATAGGGTTCTTTGGGTGGTCAGACAGGCCTTTATCGAAGCTTCCCAAATTTATATCCTCCGAGCCACTACCAACCACGACCTATGGGATCGACTGGAGAGCTTGAAGCAGCTGGTGTCACGCGTTGACCCTGATGAGCAAGGCGCGCATGCCCTTGTTTGGGTGTGTttcatcgccgccgccgattCTACTGACCCAGAACACCGGCGATTCTTCACAGAACGCATGAACCAGGTTTTCGCAAAGACCAAGTTCCAAAATATTGTTGCAGCTGTCCGGACCTTACCAGAGATCTGGGCACAACAGGGCTCCGGGCGCTGGACGTCGAATTTGATCCAGCTAACTCCCACGCTCATTATGTAG